One part of the Culicoides brevitarsis isolate CSIRO-B50_1 unplaced genomic scaffold, AGI_CSIRO_Cbre_v1 contig_58, whole genome shotgun sequence genome encodes these proteins:
- the LOC134836541 gene encoding MICAL-like protein 1 codes for MDKFSAMKREPCHKCDKPVFLAERFCVGAALYHRQCLKCARCGTQLKAGSFYETEIDGEFCCETCPDEEQVMQRRHDEAEEDPEKRFSVADKVALFQRVDLELTKKSLSDEEKRASLQRLANLTLVTHPDDENVENDEESDEDEEESDESENDEACDNTENNEKAQNSVCDTAKIEETIVEETIESLVREEVQKLVTSVLQEAVEKVQLIQNSSEIYENEVVKTNQTDKHDEVPLDSSPKPVPRIRTLERKKEEKPEIAEKPSKPARPPPPVIVKPPIKPRPVTASVKKDYPDDLNPFGSDDDEEIEIVEKPQKPGNPFGSDTEGDEEEVVEVRKKKPSTNPFGSEDDEEDDSFSRDASRSSDRSAKRTPVPTPRKILQTPPSRHTLSVHNVSQHSKTFGNNSEIYGSSSSLAYSDGMSTTQRRKKAKAPPPPSVLGIFTPETSNRSSRNLDYESEESTSSRGGLSSTGNTPNKSFGKKKRKAPAPPPVVKIENTPSEDVSIVTNGDSGIDESIVTTQKRIPLSAELFDDEKETISMENSDLSLQNDTYRRKIVPLETSTENVVGRSNVFDDDEKVEEPKDAIPAVNPSIDEPPICLNKSDKGKWKRRKGPAPSIPVEVRKSIKAMSPDDIKRELEVIEVQQIGLEKQGVMLEKIIREKCEGADAEKSQKNSKVVEDLIMQLFDVVNEKNEIFRKQQELMYWRKQYRLETEQQELDQEIRKLMAQPEENKTDGEKAREEALIARLIEVVKQRNAVVESLETDRVREMHEDASIRRSIEKHAAKFEQFAQKTQNKLLRKKEKKEKKEGSDGKQKKKKNVFNRLIHSKHKTTKETEIARN; via the exons ATGGACAAGTTTAGTGCAATGAAACGCGAACCGTGTCACAAATGCGACAAACCCGTGTTCCTCGCTGAACGATTTTGTGTCGGCGCGGCATTATATCATCGGCAGTGCTTGAAGTGCGCTCGTTGCGGGACCCAACTGAAAGCCGGAAGTTTCTACGAAACCGAAATTGATGGAGAATTTTGCTGCGAAACGTGCCCGGATGAGGAACAAGTGATGCAACGACGTCACGACGAAGCCGAGGAAGATCCGGAAAAGAGATTTTCCGTTGCGGATAAAGTTGCTCTCTTCCAACGTGTTGATCTGGAATTGACAAAGAAGAGTTTGAGTGACGAGGAAAAGCGGGCAAGTTTGCAACGACTTGCCAATTTGACGCTTGTGACGCATCCGGATGACGAAAATGTCGAAAACGATGAAGAAAGTGATGAAGACGAGGAAGAAAGTGACGAAAGTGAAAATGACGAAGCATGTGATAATaccgaaaataatgaaaaagctcaaaattccGTTTGTGATACcgcaaaaattgaagaaaccaTCGTCGAGGAGACCATTGAAAGTCTCGTGCGGGAAGAAGTGCAAAAATTGGTTACCAGTGTGCTGCAAGAAGCTGTCGAAAAAGTgcaattaatacaaaattcaaGCGAAATCTATGAAAATGAGGTCGTTAAAACCAATCAGACTGACAAACATGACGAAGTGCCTTTGGATTCCAGCCCAAAACCTGTGCCGCGTATTCGAACTTTGGAACGCAAGAAGGAGGAAAAGCCAGAAATTGCGGAAAAACCATCGAAACCGGCAAGACCTCCGCCTCCGGTGATCGTGAAGCCGCCAATTAAGCCAAGGCCTGTGACGGCAAGTGTTAAAAAGGATTATCCGGATGACCTGAATCCGTTTGgaagtgatgatgatgaagaaattgaaattgtgGAGAAGCCCCAGAAGCCTGGGAATCCCTTTGGCAGCGACACGGAAGGCGATGAAGAGGAAGTTGTTGAAGTGCGGAA gaaAAAGCCGAGTACAAATCCTTTCGGATCAGAAGATGACGAAGAAGACGATTcatt ttcacgTGACGCCTCCCGCTCATCAGACCGTTCCGCGAAACGAACTCCCGTTCCAACGCCtcgaaaaatccttcaaacgCCGCCCAGTCGTCACACGTTATCCGTTCACAATGTCTCACAGCATTCAAAAACGTTCGGAAACAACTCCGAAATTTACGGATCCAGCAGCTCTTTGGCTTACAGCGATGGAATGTCAACGACTCAACGTCGCAAAAAGGCAAAAGCTCCTCCGCCGCCCTCAGTTTTGGGCATTTTCACGCCAGAAACGTCAAATCGTAGCTCAAGAAATCTCGATTACGAATCGGAGGAATCGACATCGTCGCGCGGCGGCTTAAGTTCAACCGGAAATACGCCAAACAAGAGTTTCGGCAAGAAAAAACGTAAGGCACCAGCTCCTCCGCCagttgtaaaaattgaaaacacgCCATCGGAGGACGTTTCAATAGTCACAAACGGCGATTCGGGCATCGATGAGTCGATTGTGACGACGCAAAAGCGGATTCCATTAAGCGCGGAGCTGTTTGACGATGAAAAAGAGACAATTTCCATGGAAAATTCAGATTTGTCGTTGCAAAACGACACATATCGCCGAAAAATCGTCCCTCTTGAGACGTCAACGGAAAATGTCGTTGGTCGATCCAACGTTTTTGACGATGATGAAAAGGTAGAAGAGCCAAAAGACGCAATTCCAGCTGTAAATCCGAGTATTGACGAACCCCCAATCTGCTTAAACAAGTCGGACAAGGGAAAATGGAAGCGTCGCAAGGGTCCCGCCCCCTCAATTCCCGTCGAAGTGCGAAAATCCATCAAAGCCATGTCGCCAGACGACATAAAACGCGAACTGGAAGTCATCGAGGTGCAACAAATCGGTCTCGAAAAGCAAGGAGTCATGCTGGAAAAAATCATCCGCGAAAAATGCGAAGGTGCCGATGCCGAAAAATCGCAGAAAAACTCCAAAGTCGTCGAAGATCTCATCATGCAACTGTTCGACGTGGTAAATGAAAAGAACGAAATTTTCCGCAAGCAACAAGAACTCATGTACTGGCGCAAGCAATATCGCCTGGAGACGGAACAGCAAGAACTTGACCAGGAAATCCGTAAATTGATGGCGCAACCGGAGGAAAATAAAACAGATGGCGAAAAAGCAAGAGAAGAAGCGCTCATTGCACGCCTAATTGAGGTCGTGAAGCAACGAAATGCCGTCGTGGAAAGTCTCGAGACAGATCGCGTGCGTGAAATGCACGAAGATGCCTCGATTCGACGCTCGATCGAAAAACATGCCGccaaatttgaacaatttgcacaaaaaacgcAGAATAAATTGCTGaggaaaaaggagaaaaaggaaaagaagGAAGGAAGTGACGGgaaacagaagaagaagaaaaatgtttttaatcgcTTGATTCATTCGAAGCACAAAACAACAAAGGAAACGGAAATCGCACGAAACTAA